The following are encoded in a window of Rubellicoccus peritrichatus genomic DNA:
- the sufB gene encoding Fe-S cluster assembly protein SufB: MSTTATPDINIDRDKGDFVYKEDYAYDAGIGLTQDTIEYISDVKGEEQWVRDFRKKALKIFKDKPLPTHWASKDLDNIHFDDVRYYLSKGQKASRTWDEVPDDVKETFERLGIPESERKYLAGVEAQFDSEAAYSKMKEEVSKQGVIFVGPHEGLHEHPELFKKFFGKVIPIGDNKFSALNSACFSGGSFIYVPPGVKVKQPLQAYFRINAENFGQFERTLIIADEGSEVTYMEGCTAPKFDTATLHSAVVELVALKDAKIQYITVQNWSNNVFNLVTKRGMAQEGAEVRWIDCNIGSRLTMKYPGVILRGEHARGEVLSIALASDGQHQDTGAKMIHGADNTSSNIIAKSISVGEGRSTYRGQVHMPKHLKNCKNNTECDALLINTNSRTDTYPAITVRGENNSVQHEASVSKVSAEQIFYMQQRGLNEAQAMSLAVNGFVNDLVREFPMEYSVELKRLIDLEMEGSVG, translated from the coding sequence ATGAGCACCACAGCCACACCAGACATCAATATCGATCGCGACAAAGGCGACTTTGTCTACAAAGAAGATTATGCTTATGACGCAGGTATCGGCCTGACTCAGGACACCATTGAATACATCTCCGATGTAAAAGGCGAAGAGCAATGGGTTCGTGACTTTCGCAAGAAAGCCCTGAAGATTTTCAAGGACAAACCACTGCCAACTCACTGGGCAAGCAAGGATCTAGACAATATTCACTTCGATGATGTCCGTTATTACCTTTCCAAAGGGCAAAAGGCCAGCCGCACTTGGGACGAGGTTCCTGACGATGTAAAAGAAACTTTCGAGCGTTTGGGCATCCCGGAAAGCGAAAGGAAGTACCTGGCTGGAGTTGAAGCACAGTTCGACAGTGAAGCAGCTTACTCAAAGATGAAGGAAGAGGTCTCCAAGCAAGGAGTTATCTTCGTTGGACCTCATGAAGGGCTTCACGAACACCCGGAGCTTTTCAAAAAGTTTTTCGGCAAGGTCATACCAATTGGCGACAATAAATTCTCCGCTCTTAACAGTGCTTGTTTCTCTGGCGGTAGCTTTATCTATGTTCCGCCAGGTGTAAAAGTGAAACAACCGCTTCAAGCCTATTTCCGTATTAATGCGGAAAACTTCGGCCAATTTGAGCGGACCCTTATCATTGCTGACGAAGGTAGTGAAGTCACCTACATGGAGGGCTGCACGGCACCAAAGTTTGATACTGCCACACTTCACTCGGCCGTTGTTGAACTGGTTGCCCTCAAGGATGCTAAGATTCAATATATCACGGTTCAAAACTGGTCCAATAATGTATTCAACCTTGTGACCAAACGAGGCATGGCCCAAGAGGGCGCAGAAGTCCGCTGGATCGATTGCAATATCGGCAGCCGTCTGACCATGAAGTATCCCGGCGTCATCCTTCGCGGGGAGCACGCTCGCGGTGAAGTCCTTTCCATCGCACTCGCAAGTGACGGACAACATCAGGACACTGGCGCCAAGATGATCCACGGAGCAGACAACACTTCTTCGAACATTATCGCAAAATCCATCAGTGTCGGCGAAGGACGTAGCACATATCGTGGACAAGTCCACATGCCCAAGCATCTCAAAAATTGTAAGAACAACACTGAGTGTGATGCCTTATTAATTAATACAAATAGCCGAACAGACACGTACCCGGCGATCACTGTCCGTGGCGAAAACAACAGCGTGCAACACGAAGCCAGTGTATCAAAAGTCAGTGCTGAACAGATTTTTTACATGCAGCAGCGCGGCCTTAACGAAGCTCAAGCCATGAGTCTTGCTGTCAACGGTTTCGTCAATGACCTTGTCCGCGAGTTTCCAATGGAATACTCCGTTGAGCTCAAACGCCTGATCGATCTTGAAATGGAAGGAAGTGTTGGCTGA
- a CDS encoding type 1 glutamine amidotransferase domain-containing protein — protein MMELLKIVILFVVTSHAEMGETGEPTGMWLEEAAAPYYAFIDAGYDVVVASPKGGKTPIDPRSLEAGNQTDATKRFLSDSKARKAFMEAIPLDELSDVEYTAVFLPGGHGPMWDLANNEKLGDILVEAQKQNKPIGAVCHGPAGLLSAKDTDGNWIFADKEMTAFTNSEESAVQLDKVVPFLLETEIVKQGATFSRRTNFTPHVVVDGLLVTGQNPPSSEGTAEEIIRLIQN, from the coding sequence ATGATGGAATTACTAAAAATAGTCATACTATTCGTAGTCACCAGCCACGCAGAAATGGGTGAGACTGGTGAGCCGACTGGCATGTGGCTAGAGGAAGCTGCCGCTCCCTACTATGCTTTCATCGACGCTGGCTATGATGTGGTCGTAGCATCACCTAAAGGTGGCAAAACACCGATCGACCCACGCAGCCTCGAGGCAGGAAACCAAACCGATGCAACAAAGCGCTTTCTCTCGGATAGCAAAGCGAGAAAAGCGTTTATGGAAGCCATTCCCTTGGATGAACTTTCCGATGTAGAATACACGGCTGTCTTTTTGCCCGGAGGACATGGCCCAATGTGGGATTTAGCAAACAACGAAAAACTTGGAGATATTCTTGTCGAAGCTCAAAAGCAAAATAAGCCCATCGGTGCAGTCTGTCATGGCCCGGCCGGCTTGCTTTCAGCAAAAGATACAGATGGAAACTGGATCTTTGCCGACAAGGAAATGACCGCTTTTACCAACTCGGAAGAAAGCGCTGTTCAACTCGATAAAGTCGTCCCCTTCCTCCTGGAAACTGAAATTGTAAAACAAGGCGCGACCTTTTCGCGCAGGACAAACTTCACCCCACACGTCGTCGTAGACGGCCTGTTGGTCACAGGACAAAATCCACCTTCATCCGAAGGAACTGCGGAAGAGATAATCCGCTTAATACAAAACTGA
- the sufC gene encoding Fe-S cluster assembly ATPase SufC has protein sequence MSLEIKNLNVQIGESPILKDFSLTVPKGEVHAIMGPNGTGKSTLAKALAGHEDYEIASGEALIDGNSIVGAEPDDIARAGLFLAFQYPSEIPGVTIANFIRAALQARLPEGENLKATEYYKTLYGRMDELKMDRSFTSRAINDGFSGGEKKRCEILQMMMLDPSYVIMDETDSGLDIDALRIVAEGVNKMRGPDRGFLVITHYQRLLEYIVPDYVHVMYDGKIVKSGDKNLALELEEKGYDWVKEELAVNA, from the coding sequence ATGTCACTCGAAATCAAAAACCTGAACGTCCAAATTGGGGAAAGCCCAATCTTGAAGGATTTCTCGCTGACCGTGCCTAAAGGCGAAGTCCATGCAATCATGGGCCCGAATGGCACTGGAAAAAGCACTCTGGCTAAAGCACTTGCCGGACACGAAGACTATGAAATAGCTTCAGGCGAAGCCCTGATCGACGGAAATAGTATTGTTGGGGCAGAACCAGATGACATTGCCAGAGCCGGGCTTTTTCTAGCCTTCCAATATCCATCCGAGATTCCAGGCGTAACCATAGCCAACTTTATTCGCGCAGCGCTTCAGGCACGTTTACCTGAAGGTGAGAATCTCAAAGCAACCGAATACTATAAGACACTCTATGGGCGAATGGACGAACTGAAGATGGACCGTTCTTTCACCAGCCGTGCCATCAATGATGGGTTTTCGGGAGGAGAAAAGAAACGGTGTGAAATTCTCCAAATGATGATGCTTGATCCGAGCTACGTCATCATGGACGAAACCGACTCGGGACTCGACATCGACGCGCTGAGAATCGTGGCCGAAGGCGTTAATAAAATGCGTGGGCCTGATCGTGGATTCCTTGTCATCACACACTATCAACGTCTTTTAGAATACATTGTCCCTGATTATGTCCACGTCATGTATGACGGCAAGATCGTCAAAAGTGGTGATAAGAATCTGGCTCTTGAACTTGAGGAAAAAGGATACGACTGGGTCAAAGAAGAGCTGGCCGTCAACGCATAA
- a CDS encoding transcriptional repressor, whose protein sequence is MDLSALEKQALDDALSISGQRSTRQREHVYAVLLKQRDHPSADEVYARAKETMPSISLATVYNCLETLTDCGLVKKLNYEREPSRFCPNDGEHAHFLDEKSGRVYDIALPEDFAKVVGHVLPKGFEAHKVKLTFTGYAPVDLKNNNVEVANNEKD, encoded by the coding sequence ATGGATCTTTCTGCTCTAGAAAAACAAGCTCTTGATGATGCACTGTCGATCAGCGGCCAACGCTCGACACGGCAACGTGAGCATGTTTACGCAGTACTCCTAAAGCAACGTGACCACCCTTCGGCCGATGAAGTCTATGCCAGAGCTAAAGAAACGATGCCAAGCATCTCACTGGCAACGGTTTACAACTGCCTCGAAACACTCACTGATTGTGGATTAGTTAAGAAACTGAACTACGAAAGAGAGCCAAGTCGGTTTTGTCCAAATGATGGTGAGCATGCTCATTTTTTGGATGAAAAAAGCGGGCGTGTCTATGACATCGCACTACCAGAAGACTTTGCAAAAGTCGTAGGGCACGTTCTTCCGAAAGGATTTGAAGCCCACAAGGTGAAGCTCACCTTCACAGGCTACGCCCCTGTTGACCTGAAAAACAACAATGTGGAAGTAGCAAACAACGAAAAAGATTAA
- a CDS encoding exosortase C-terminal domain/associated protein EpsI codes for MRKFLILFGFICFGFLAFALAYQMFIWQPERRETVELAKAVPAAYDGWEIADHPLAESEEMQDRVSDILNFTDAIFRSYKQGDTDISVYIAYWEPRKMPVRLVQAHTPDICWVRNGWTVTDSEYSVSLECNGVPLMPAEFRVMTKDPALQYVYYWHVIGNEIYVNRIVGTWDRLDPLKSLFRLGLNQQREQFFIRVASNKPFDEIWDLPIMQDIMTDLADLTLVAPTQGEPDNTNA; via the coding sequence ATGCGTAAGTTTCTTATCCTGTTTGGGTTCATTTGTTTTGGATTCCTAGCCTTTGCATTAGCCTATCAAATGTTCATCTGGCAACCAGAACGCAGAGAAACTGTTGAACTCGCCAAAGCCGTACCTGCCGCGTATGATGGATGGGAAATTGCTGACCATCCACTTGCTGAATCAGAAGAAATGCAGGACCGCGTCTCAGATATTTTGAATTTCACAGACGCCATCTTCAGATCTTACAAGCAGGGCGATACTGATATTTCGGTCTATATTGCGTATTGGGAGCCTAGAAAGATGCCAGTTCGTCTTGTGCAGGCGCATACCCCTGATATTTGCTGGGTTCGTAATGGCTGGACAGTTACCGATAGTGAATACTCGGTCAGTCTCGAGTGTAATGGGGTCCCCCTAATGCCAGCTGAATTTCGAGTCATGACCAAAGACCCCGCACTCCAGTATGTTTACTACTGGCATGTCATCGGAAACGAAATTTACGTAAATCGCATTGTTGGAACATGGGACCGCCTTGATCCTCTTAAATCACTTTTTCGTCTCGGACTAAACCAACAGAGAGAGCAATTTTTCATACGTGTTGCCAGTAACAAGCCTTTTGATGAGATATGGGACCTGCCGATTATGCAGGATATTATGACTGATTTGGCGGATCTTACCCTTGTCGCTCCAACTCAAGGAGAACCAGACAACACCAATGCCTGA
- a CDS encoding aminotransferase class I/II-fold pyridoxal phosphate-dependent enzyme, with the protein MNTQTRQKIYLSPPEVSESDIAAVTAAMKSGWVAPVGPAIRSFEEAFEGYMGGGHAVALSSGTAALHLSLQLSGVGPGDEVFCSTLTFAASANAIIYCGARPVFIDSDEKSWNMDPNVLADALQKRAREGRLPAAVELVHAYGQSADIDPILELCHKYGIPLIEDAAEAIGATYKGKAAGGFGNFGTFSFNGNKLITTSGGGMLWTEHKDDAERARYLATQARLPDRGHLHEETGYNYRLSNLLAALGESQLSRLQERIEMRHEVFKAYVDGLADIPGVSFMPEVEYGQSTRWLSCLLIDETQSAVTRNQLIDRLQENNIESRPIWRPLHKQPVFDGSEFYGSGVSERLAGHGISLPSGGEIIGDDQSYIIASICNAFGL; encoded by the coding sequence GTGAATACCCAAACCCGACAAAAAATTTACCTTTCGCCACCGGAGGTTTCAGAAAGTGACATCGCAGCAGTGACTGCAGCAATGAAAAGTGGCTGGGTTGCTCCTGTTGGGCCCGCCATTCGATCATTCGAAGAAGCTTTTGAAGGCTACATGGGAGGTGGTCATGCAGTTGCACTTTCGTCGGGTACAGCGGCACTGCATCTTTCATTGCAGCTATCCGGTGTCGGCCCAGGCGATGAAGTGTTCTGTTCCACACTCACTTTTGCGGCATCTGCGAATGCGATCATTTATTGTGGTGCTCGGCCCGTTTTTATCGATTCAGATGAGAAATCCTGGAATATGGATCCCAATGTTCTAGCTGATGCTTTGCAGAAACGAGCCAGAGAGGGACGTTTGCCAGCTGCTGTCGAATTGGTTCACGCTTATGGGCAAAGTGCTGATATTGATCCAATACTTGAACTTTGTCATAAATACGGCATTCCTTTGATTGAAGATGCTGCAGAAGCTATCGGTGCCACATATAAGGGCAAAGCGGCTGGAGGATTCGGAAATTTTGGGACATTTTCGTTTAACGGCAACAAACTGATCACGACTTCAGGCGGTGGTATGCTATGGACAGAGCACAAGGATGATGCTGAGCGTGCGCGCTACCTGGCAACCCAGGCTCGATTACCCGATCGTGGTCATCTTCATGAAGAAACAGGCTACAACTATCGTCTGAGTAACTTATTAGCAGCACTTGGGGAGTCGCAATTATCGAGGCTTCAGGAGCGAATTGAGATGCGTCACGAGGTTTTTAAAGCTTATGTGGATGGCCTTGCTGACATCCCTGGTGTATCTTTTATGCCAGAAGTAGAATATGGGCAATCAACACGGTGGTTAAGTTGTTTGTTGATAGATGAAACGCAATCAGCTGTAACGCGTAATCAGCTCATTGATAGATTGCAGGAGAATAACATAGAAAGTAGGCCAATATGGAGGCCATTGCATAAACAGCCTGTTTTTGATGGAAGTGAGTTTTATGGTTCAGGGGTATCTGAGCGTTTAGCCGGCCATGGAATCTCATTACCAAGCGGAGGTGAAATTATAGGCGATGACCAATCTTATATCATCGCGTCAATTTGTAATGCCTTCGGTTTATAA
- a CDS encoding MraY family glycosyltransferase — translation MDSNITVLAISMGALLCAMLVSLVAIIEAKKHATKLGLVDEPDHRKVHISPIPRVGGIGIITGFFAGILFLQIVNDVFPMSHSILNLPDRFLLTGAIVIAVTGLVDDFRGISFRQKLVVQCLVSVYIILAGYRLNLDFGIYPGYAKALSVPITFMWIIGVTNAVNLIDGLDGLAGGIFLISLLVISICSVIAGIAVPIVLIFCMVGAVLGFLFLNWHPAKTFMGDSGSLFLGYIIACYSLQTTIEPQGFFVFLVPVLAVGLPVLDTLLSMIRRLLRGRPMFYPDKDHIHHRIQRVFNYSQRQTVYSLYAINALLGCFAIALMLAGTIQGLFITLAASLFVILLLYRLRYISIEKLKHYIHRRRKPKRVYAAPMITFGK, via the coding sequence ATGGATTCTAACATTACAGTTTTAGCAATATCAATGGGTGCATTGCTATGCGCAATGCTGGTAAGCCTTGTTGCGATTATCGAGGCCAAAAAGCATGCCACCAAATTAGGTCTCGTCGATGAGCCAGACCATAGAAAAGTTCACATATCCCCGATTCCACGTGTCGGCGGCATAGGAATTATTACAGGGTTTTTCGCAGGTATACTCTTTTTACAGATTGTGAATGACGTTTTTCCAATGAGTCATTCCATATTGAACTTACCTGATCGATTTCTCCTGACAGGAGCAATTGTAATAGCAGTAACAGGATTGGTAGATGATTTTCGAGGCATCAGTTTCCGCCAGAAGTTGGTAGTGCAATGCCTTGTTTCAGTTTATATTATACTCGCTGGCTACAGGCTCAATTTGGACTTTGGCATTTATCCAGGTTATGCAAAAGCCCTTTCCGTCCCAATCACTTTCATGTGGATTATTGGAGTAACCAATGCGGTAAACCTTATTGATGGCTTGGATGGTCTTGCAGGAGGTATATTTCTCATTTCTCTGCTAGTCATTAGCATCTGTTCTGTTATTGCAGGCATCGCAGTTCCTATTGTCCTGATTTTTTGTATGGTGGGTGCTGTGCTTGGGTTTCTATTTTTAAACTGGCACCCAGCCAAGACCTTCATGGGTGATTCAGGAAGTCTATTTCTCGGTTACATTATTGCCTGTTATTCATTACAAACGACAATAGAACCACAAGGCTTCTTTGTTTTCCTCGTTCCTGTTTTGGCAGTTGGATTACCCGTGTTAGATACGCTTCTTTCCATGATTAGGCGACTGTTGAGAGGCCGACCAATGTTTTATCCTGACAAAGACCATATACATCACCGCATTCAACGTGTATTTAACTATTCGCAACGCCAAACAGTCTATTCACTCTATGCAATTAATGCTTTGCTTGGTTGTTTTGCAATAGCGTTGATGTTGGCTGGCACAATTCAAGGACTTTTCATTACGCTAGCTGCAAGCTTATTTGTAATCTTACTTCTCTATCGTCTTCGTTATATATCCATTGAGAAACTCAAGCACTACATACATCGAAGGCGTAAACCAAAGCGCGTTTATGCCGCACCAATGATTACCTTTGGAAAATAG
- a CDS encoding nucleoside-diphosphate sugar epimerase/dehydratase produces MAKPIPKENVVYIILIGVLCAAALYFAYEIRWEFATPESLQTKRVSVMLWLIPLQMVILYAFGQLEVMAARMRSYDFLQLSSALGLTAIFQFYLWYVFSGKDMPGRSIILIDFMLALLAIGGLRALLQYFRGDAFGLKQKNGLSSQRIAIIGAGFVGNSLALELLTKRGFGMVPIIFIDDDSSKIGCTYCGLRVFGGVKTIGQAAAKFDIDRLVIAEPAISPSKIREILIAARRDKLDVLIVPSPQELLYGQIRADQLRALDLEDFLGRNTLDTDSIEVHDLISESVVMVTGAGGSIGSELCRQIAAKNPSRLLLLDHSEAALFTIEQKLHSEGFHSLVLPLLADVSDETRMRHIMGRYRPTIIFHSAAYKHVPMIEQQPGEAIRNNTLATAKFGRLASEYNVRRFIFISSDKAINPTNAMGASKRLAETYLQSLSGKEGMKTQFLAVRFGNVLGSSGSVVPIFKKQIREGGPVTVTHPDVTRYFMSIPEAVGLVLQCASQGHGGEIFMLDMGKPIKIVDVARQLIELNGFEPDIDIEVKFVGLRPGEKLYEELHYTKEEYAETPHPRVKRYTAEPADLAIVEAQLSELEEQVETLDRNQLKQMIRRFVPEYVPYLD; encoded by the coding sequence ATGGCCAAACCGATACCCAAAGAAAACGTTGTTTACATCATTTTGATTGGGGTCCTGTGTGCAGCGGCGCTTTATTTTGCCTATGAAATACGCTGGGAGTTTGCGACTCCCGAAAGCCTTCAAACTAAGCGCGTATCGGTTATGCTATGGCTCATTCCTCTGCAGATGGTAATTCTGTATGCATTTGGCCAGTTGGAGGTTATGGCAGCGAGGATGAGAAGCTACGATTTCCTTCAGTTAAGTTCAGCCTTGGGTCTTACCGCAATTTTTCAGTTCTATTTATGGTATGTTTTCAGTGGCAAGGATATGCCGGGTCGGTCAATTATTTTGATCGACTTTATGTTGGCATTACTGGCGATTGGTGGTTTGCGTGCCCTGTTACAGTATTTTCGTGGTGATGCATTTGGCTTAAAGCAGAAAAATGGCCTTTCCAGCCAGCGCATTGCAATCATTGGTGCAGGTTTTGTTGGCAATAGTTTGGCTTTAGAGCTTTTAACCAAGCGCGGTTTTGGAATGGTACCCATTATTTTTATCGATGATGACTCCTCGAAGATTGGTTGTACCTATTGTGGTCTTCGTGTTTTTGGTGGTGTAAAAACTATTGGGCAGGCCGCAGCGAAGTTTGATATCGATAGACTTGTTATCGCAGAACCAGCGATTTCCCCATCTAAGATTCGCGAAATTCTGATTGCTGCGCGTCGTGACAAGCTGGATGTTTTGATTGTACCCTCGCCGCAGGAGCTTCTTTATGGTCAAATAAGGGCCGATCAGCTACGTGCTTTGGACCTCGAAGATTTCCTGGGTCGCAATACTTTAGATACTGACAGCATCGAAGTTCATGACTTGATCTCTGAAAGTGTTGTGATGGTCACAGGAGCAGGTGGAAGCATTGGGAGTGAGCTTTGCCGACAGATTGCGGCAAAAAATCCTTCAAGGCTACTTCTCCTCGATCACTCTGAAGCGGCACTTTTTACGATTGAGCAGAAACTTCATTCTGAGGGATTTCATTCGCTCGTACTTCCATTACTTGCAGATGTTTCAGACGAGACACGAATGCGCCATATTATGGGCCGTTATCGCCCAACCATCATTTTTCATTCAGCGGCTTACAAGCATGTACCAATGATCGAACAACAACCAGGTGAAGCGATTCGAAATAATACTTTGGCGACGGCCAAGTTTGGTCGCCTGGCTTCAGAATATAATGTTCGTCGCTTCATTTTTATATCGTCTGATAAAGCTATCAATCCAACCAACGCGATGGGTGCATCTAAGCGCCTTGCTGAAACTTACCTGCAATCCTTGAGTGGCAAAGAGGGGATGAAAACGCAGTTTCTAGCGGTTCGATTTGGTAATGTCTTGGGATCTTCTGGAAGTGTTGTACCTATATTCAAGAAGCAGATTCGAGAAGGAGGCCCGGTCACGGTTACGCATCCGGATGTAACACGATATTTCATGTCGATCCCGGAAGCAGTTGGTTTGGTTTTGCAATGTGCTTCACAGGGGCATGGAGGTGAGATCTTCATGCTTGATATGGGAAAACCTATTAAGATAGTGGATGTTGCCCGTCAGTTGATTGAGTTGAATGGGTTTGAGCCGGATATCGATATCGAGGTTAAATTTGTTGGCTTACGCCCTGGTGAGAAGCTTTATGAAGAGCTGCATTACACCAAGGAAGAATATGCGGAAACGCCTCACCCGCGTGTTAAGCGTTACACTGCTGAACCCGCTGATTTGGCAATTGTAGAAGCGCAACTAAGTGAGCTTGAGGAGCAAGTGGAAACTTTGGATCGCAATCAGCTCAAGCAAATGATTCGCAGATTTGTTCCTGAATACGTACCTTATTTGGATTAA
- a CDS encoding MotA/TolQ/ExbB proton channel family protein, whose product MAFLPLITSAQEEAGDIATSGGQSLWGLIQQGGWAMWPLGLCCLFMFFLAIYCWRETARKKYVPEAILPQASGFLRVRDIQSAINTLQSANSVLSRVMVTGLGKAKPNLPDANKGKVELMLSESLEAEENQAGQWVNYLNVIAAVAPMIGLLGTVSGMISAFQTISLGGMGRPELLAGDIGEALITTATGLVIGIPAMIAYFILKNRLGNSMIATVQAASNLVDDLAGENNDEGQEAEFAEETMVEA is encoded by the coding sequence ATGGCATTTTTGCCATTAATTACATCAGCTCAAGAGGAAGCCGGTGATATCGCGACCAGTGGAGGTCAAAGCCTATGGGGTCTGATACAGCAAGGAGGTTGGGCAATGTGGCCGCTTGGGCTCTGCTGTCTGTTCATGTTCTTCCTGGCAATTTATTGCTGGCGTGAAACTGCTCGCAAAAAATATGTGCCCGAAGCGATCTTGCCTCAAGCCTCAGGTTTTCTACGCGTCCGTGATATTCAAAGTGCAATCAATACGCTACAATCAGCCAATAGTGTCCTTAGCCGCGTCATGGTCACAGGATTAGGCAAGGCGAAGCCCAATCTCCCTGATGCTAACAAGGGTAAAGTAGAGTTGATGTTATCAGAATCGCTAGAAGCAGAAGAAAATCAGGCCGGACAGTGGGTCAATTATCTAAATGTCATCGCGGCAGTAGCGCCGATGATCGGTTTACTTGGAACAGTCAGCGGCATGATTAGCGCTTTCCAAACCATTTCCTTAGGCGGCATGGGACGTCCAGAATTGTTGGCTGGTGACATTGGTGAAGCTCTCATTACCACTGCCACAGGGCTTGTAATAGGAATACCTGCCATGATTGCTTATTTTATTCTCAAGAATCGTCTCGGTAACAGCATGATCGCAACTGTTCAGGCAGCCAGCAACCTGGTCGACGACCTTGCTGGTGAGAATAATGACGAAGGGCAAGAAGCTGAATTTGCTGAGGAAACGATGGTAGAGGCATAA